AACCAGTTTGATAATAACTATTTAAAAATCCATATCTCAAAACTCTTATGTTTTCGTTTCCTAAAACATCAAGATGCATCTCTAATGCAACCTGATCCATTGTTAATGTACCTGTTTTATCAGTACAAAAAACATCCATTGCACCAAAATTTTGAATCGAATTTAAGCTCTTAACAATTGTCTTGCTTTTAGACATCCTAGACGCCCCTTTGGCAAGAGTACTTGTTACAATCATAGGCAACATCTCGGGGGTAAGCCCAACTGCTACTGAAATTGCAAACATTAAAGCTTCTAATCACTTTTGGCCATCTTTAAAATTCTTAACTCCCGCAATCAAGAACACAATTGGCACAACAGTAATCATTATTCTAAAAAGTAATCAAGACATCGAACTTATACTTTTTTCAAAATTTGACTTAACGGGCTTTTCATTAATTTTTTGAGCAACTTGGCCTAAATATGTCTCATCCCCAGTTACTATCACAATAGCTTTAGCGCTTCCAGAAATAATATTTGAGCCCATAAAGGCTAAATTATGCCTGTCTGTGACATTTTGATACTCATGTTCGTAATTAATTGAAACAAACTTTTCAATAGCTTCGCTCTCACCTGTTAATGATGACTGTGACACAAACAAGTCTTTTGCACTAATTATTCTGACATCAGCAGGAATAATATCTCCTGCCGCTAAGTGAATAATATCTCCAACAACCACTTCATCAAGCGGGATTTCATAATTAGTTCCTTGTCTTTCAACCTTTGTAGTTGTCTGTACCATTTTGACTAATTTGGCTGCAGATGAGCTACTTTTGGTATCTTCAACAATGTGCAAAATCCCACTAATTATAACCATTGACATAATTATTATGATAGTAGCAGGCTCTGCGCTTTCTCCCTTTTTTAAAGGCAAAATAATATCAACTACCAATGATATAAGTGAAAGAATAAGCAGAATAATAGAAAAAGGATTGAAAAAGGCATCAACTATTCTTTTTCAAACAGAATTCTTGCTTTTTTTGCTTAAAACATTAGCTCCATATTCACTCTTATTAATTTCAACTTGCTCATCACTTTGCAAGCCATTAATGCTGGAGTTATATTTATTACAAAGTTCATTTACACTCATTTTTGATGCCGCAATAAGATCTTGTTGAGCTCGCGATAAGTTGGTACTCTTATTTTTCTTGCTTTTCAACATATAACTCCTCTCTTTTTTAATATTCTAATATTAAAAAATTATAATGTATTATTTGCTTTTGCAACTTCTCTTAAATAAACTTGTTTAAAAAACAAAAAAAGCACGGGTGTGTGCTTTTTTACTTATTCGCCTTTAAATAAGTCAATTTGGTCAGGATGAATAGGGTTTTTATTAACTTCAATTTTTGAAATTCTTCCTTCAACAACATGAACGATTCTGTCCGCCATCGCCGCCATTACTGGGTTATGTGAGACCATAACAACAGTTGTTTTATTTTGCTTGTTTATCTCATATAAAAGTCTTAACACAATTTTAGTTGTGCTTTCATCAAGCGCTCCGGTAGGTTCGTCAGCAAAAATAATTTCAGAATTTTTCGACAGCGCTCTCATTATTGAAACTCTTTGTTGCTGTCCCCCTGACATTTGTGAAGGAAACTTGTGCATTTCTTCTTCCATTTCAAACTTTTTAAACATTCCAACAATGTCTAGTTTCTTGTTTTTATCTGTTTGCAAATATCCACTAGTTTCAACATTGTCATAAGCATTTAAATTAGCTAATAAATTATAGTTTTGAAATATAAAACTAACATGTTTTCTTCTAAATAAAGTCAGCTTGTTATTTGACAAATACGGTAAGTTTTCGTCACAAACTATGACATCGCCTTTACTTGGCCTGTCTAAACCACTAATAAGGTTTAATAGTGTACTTTTCCCTCCACCAGAGATGCCATAAATTAACATTAATTCACCTTGTCTAACATCCATCGAGACATTTTTTAATACTCTGGTCACAATGTTGTCATTAACGTAATATTTACTTGCATTTTTAACCTCAATTACAAGTCCAGGAGTATTTTTTGTATAAAATCCGTCATCATTTTTTCTTTTTCTGCTGTTTATTTTATTCAAAATTGATCTTATTTTTCTAGGAACAATAATGTTTTTCTTCTTGCTATTTTGATCCAAAATATCAAACAAATTATCTTTTGTAATTTTGACGTCTGTGGCTATTTCAATGGTTTGTAGGTTGTCTTCAACTATTTCTTCAGATGTTAACGACTGACTCTTTTTCTCTTTGTGCGCCTTGGCTTTTTTTGCTCCCTTACCAGCTTTTTTGTCACTGGCATTTTTGCCATCATTTAATTCAGATGACTCATCGATTTTAAATAAGTCATTATCTTTTTTATTAATATCCATAAGTTAATTATTTACCTTTCAATAAGTCAACTGGTTTCATCTTGTTAATACTAATTCAAACTGAAATAGATGTTACAGCAAATATGATAAGCATTAAGCCTGAAGTTATAAGCACATGTCACCATTTTAGTGACAACAATAGAGAAATAGATGATGATGACAGCAAGAATGATCCAAACACATTTATCATAGCAATTACTATTGGTATTGAAATAATTAATGCAGCAACCAAGAACGGTATAAATGCTCCAAAGAACATCATCAGTTTTTCTTTTTGGGAATAACCTAATATTGACCAAATAGCAATATTTCTTTCATTTTCACTAACAATAATTGATGACATTATTATTAATATTATTAGCGAAATTACGAAGTTTATAACTATTATAAATATGCTTATTTGTTCAATTGTGTGTCCAACTTGAACCACAAATCCAACTTCAATGTCACGTGAATCAATTGAATTGCTTAGCGCAATAAACAATTTGTTTTCATAAATTCTACTAAAGTCTTCAATATGAGCTTTTGCTGAATTTTTAGCGCTCTCATAAAGTGAATCGCTGAATTTTTCAGCTTTTGGATCCAATAACTTAGCTATATCATCTTTGGTAAACCCATGTTGGCTTTGTAACACTCCACCTTTTTCAGGTATATCTGAAACTCTAAAAATTTCATCAAACATTTTCTTAACAGTTCCTTGATCTAGAGAACTAACATCAAAGCCATCAAGGCCGGCTCAATATCCACTTGGCGAATATAAACCGGCAGATTCTGTAACTTGCACTGGGTTTGCATTTTGTGTTAACACACCATTGAAGCTACTTTCATTATCAGGCAAGCCCACTAATAAATTAGCAGCACTATGAGTTGTTATTAATTCATCATTTATATATGTAGGATTAATACCAACTATTCTAAATTTGGTTTTAATATTTTGATCATATTGCTTTTTCAAGTCTGCCTGTTTTATAGGATTATTTGCATAAATTTTTTCCAATAATTTTTGTCTATATCTATCGACTCTATTAGAAATAACAAAATCAATTTGATCATTAATTCCTAATTTATGTTTTTTAGCAAAAACATCATTAACAACTAATGGATAAACCTTATTTTCAACCTTAAAGTTATATAAAACATCATACAAGTTATTGCCATTTTTATCAATTAACTTAACTTTAGCACTCTTTATATCTTCTGGCTTTCTATAACCATATATTTTTGAGCTTATATTATTGTATGAACCACTAATATATGTATATGTTTCATCATAATGCTTATCAAACAAAATTCCGCCAAAGCCTATAAAATAGTCATTAACTCATTGTCTGTCTAAATCAGATTTATCAACTAGCCAGAAATCAGAATCGCTTCTTGACGCTTTTCAATTTGTAATAGGATTAATTAATTCTTTACCTTCAGCAAGCAATTTTTCATGTTGCATTCTGACAATATCATTCTTTTGGTATGCCTTGACTAAGAAATCTCTATATTCATTTCTTCCGCCACTATCACCTGTTTTTATAGTCTTCATTACATATTCTTTGTTAGTTGCATCTCAGTGTGCAAGCCTGAAGCTACCTTGTTCATCATTTGGTGATTTGTAATACTTAAAGAAATCATATTTCTTGCCTGATGCATCTTCATATGACATCAAACCGTTCGAATCTACCTTAATTATAGGCTTATTAGGATCAGTAATTAATTTACCATTTTCATCTAAACTTTGTGTCCATTCTAATTGATGGCCTACTAAATCTCTTATTTTGTCAATTTTAGCCTTCTGACTATCAGGCATGCCATTGTATGCTATCAATCAAGGATCAGCAGCAACACCAGCATCCACAGTTACATTTACACTAAACTGTGAAAGCAAGTGCGGAGCAAATTCACCTGGATTTCCATTTGCTTTGTTATCAGGATTTATGATACTTGATTTACCTGGTTTAAAGTAATCAGAAGTTTCCCTATTTCCTTCATTTAATGAACCAATAGGTGTATAAATTAGATCTTTTAGTTCACTTGGATTATACAATGAATAGTATTTTCCTTCTGTTGTAGGTGATTCTAAATCAATCTTAAATCTATAATCTCTATTTTTATAAGTGTCATTAATTGTATTGTTGAATGTCTTATAGTTGGCTAGTCCAAACATTGTGGCTATTGATGTTAGTAACACCGATCCACCAAATGATGCTAGTTTCCAAAAACCACTATAAGCAAGGGTAAAACTGAAACGCTTCTTAACATTTTTCTTGTTAATAAACTTCTTCTTGATCTTGTTGAATAGCTTGCCTCTTGGCGCATCATCAACACCAGTTATTAAGTCAATTGAACTCTTTCTTAGTGAAATAAGTGCAACAACAATGATTAGTAAGCTCATTCCTAAAAATGGTATAAACACATTAAAGAAGAGTGAGAAGAAATCAAATGGTATGGCCGATTTAGGCAGCGTCCAGTAATTAGAAAACACATTTTGCAATAATATCTGTGTTCTAAATCCAATTGAATATCCTAATATTCCACCTATTAATGAAGTAACCATCGCAAATGGCAATAATGAAATAGCTATTTCAATTGGCCTATAACCTTGTGCAAGCAATATGCCAAACACTTTCGCTTTATTAGCAATATATCTTCTAATAATAAATATTATAGCCACTGACACCATAATAATAAATAGTGACATTAAAGCAATTATTGAACTTAAAATTACATTAATCATTCCTTCAATAGTTGTTATTCTTAAAGCTCTTTCAGGATTAATAGGATCTAACTCATCGTACGAAAATACTCTCTTAAGTTTGTTTGCATCACTAATTGAGCTATCAACTATGTTTGTAATATTTCTTTTTACAACTTCATTGCTGTTTTTTGAACCATTAACAACTAAAAGATTCTTCTTAACAACATTGCCTTGGTAAGCGGCCATAATTCTAGAAAAGCCATAGTTATTTAAATAAACTAATGCTTGGTTTTGTGTATTAACCTGTAAATGGTTTTCATCAATAACTGGATAAATATAGTCAACAGTTGTATCTTCCCCAACTATTAAAAACTTAATTCCATTAACATCTAAAATATACTTATCATCAATTGTGTTAAGCAAGCTTTCCATTTCAACATTATTTCTCGGAAGCTCACCATTATAAATAGCTTTATTATTCTTCGATAAGTAAGCATAGTTAACTTTTGCATAGTAACTACTTATATCATTAAACACAATGTCTTTTAATTCTTTAGGCTCAACAATTCCATTCACTACCTTGCCAGCTAAATTTAGAAAATCTATACCAAAAATGGTAGCTTTCTTGGTTTGTTCATTGAATATTTTATTTACTCTAGCTCCATCTAAAGCCAATGTAATTTCTTCACTGTAATCTAGTGGAACTAATGACGTGTCTTTGTTCGCTCATATTTGTTCAAAATAAGCTTCTAATTCTAACTTTTTAGAATTGTCTCTAATAATTTCTTCAAAGTTTCCAATTCTATTTGAAACTATGTAGGCTAAATTACCATTAATCTTTCCTAAACTTTGCTTTTGAGTTGAAAGAAATGATGTCATTAACTGTGGATACACACTTCTTAGAACTGGATTTATGATTATTCTAGATAATCCGAACAATTCAATTGG
This sequence is a window from Mycoplasmopsis agalactiae PG2. Protein-coding genes within it:
- a CDS encoding ABC transporter ATP-binding protein; protein product: MDINKKDNDLFKIDESSELNDGKNASDKKAGKGAKKAKAHKEKKSQSLTSEEIVEDNLQTIEIATDVKITKDNLFDILDQNSKKKNIIVPRKIRSILNKINSRKRKNDDGFYTKNTPGLVIEVKNASKYYVNDNIVTRVLKNVSMDVRQGELMLIYGISGGGKSTLLNLISGLDRPSKGDVIVCDENLPYLSNNKLTLFRRKHVSFIFQNYNLLANLNAYDNVETSGYLQTDKNKKLDIVGMFKKFEMEEEMHKFPSQMSGGQQQRVSIMRALSKNSEIIFADEPTGALDESTTKIVLRLLYEINKQNKTTVVMVSHNPVMAAMADRIVHVVEGRISKIEVNKNPIHPDQIDLFKGE